The DNA sequence CGATCTTCGCAAGTGGCCGAAAGGAGAAGACCGTCGGAGTGTCGGGCTGGGCGGCCTGGCCGGCCCGGCTGAGGGGCGGGGCGGGTGCGCTGTGCGGCCTTGTCTCTCTGCCGGGTGAGGGGTGGTCTGCACCGTAAAGCGGCGACGGCGCCGGCGGGGCCGAGCCCGCGCCCATCGCACCGGGTGCCCGCCGGTGCCCCGCCCGGCGGTGGCGGCGACGGCAGCGGAGGGCGCGGGTAGGCGCCGGCGTGCCCGCCGAATCGGGTGAGGCTGCATCTATTGCAGGGTTTCTGCCGGAATCGGTGCGTGTCGTTGGTATTTCCGCGCGATAGCTGACGCGGATACCGACATAACGGGCAAAGCGGGCGGGGCGGCGTCCGCAGGCGCGCCGAAATCGTCCGAGGGGACGGATTCGGCGCCGAATCCGACTCCGGAGACACTTTCGGCGCATCGGCGCAGGTTCCGCCGGGTGGCGCCGGGTCGGCGCCGAGATCGGCCTGGAGGGCAGGTTCGGCGTGCCGCCGCCCTGCATCGTCGCCGGACCTGGCACGGGTGGCCGGCAGCATCCGCGGCGAGGGGCGCGCGGGCGCCCCGCCGGACCGGCCGCCGTCCTCGCCGCCGCTGTTCCTCCCAGCCGACCGGTGCCCGCCGGGTTGGGCGGCACCGGTCCCACCGGGTCTGTCTGTGGGGACGGATTCGGCGCCGAATCCGTCCCCACAGACAGACCCGGCGCGGCTGTACAAGCTGAGCGAGATTTCGCTGCGGTCGGCCGTACCCCAGGAATGAAACCGGTGGGGGGCGGAGCGGCGCTTGAGGTTCGCTCGGTCGATATAACCGGAATACAGGGGATGTGCCGCGTCACCGGTGCCCACCTCCGTAGAGCGGGGCCAGGACGCCGCGTGTGCGCAGTTCGGCCACGTGTTCGGCGATCCGGCGCGGGGCCTCACCGCCGCGCACGAGCAGGCCCGCCTCGATGTTGTCGGAGACCCCGGACTGGGTCAGGTTCGCGCTGGATACCAGGAGGACCCGGCGGTCGGCGGCGGCGAGCTTGGCGTGGGCCTTGGCCGTCTGCTGCTCCCGCAGTCCCGCGGGCCAGTGCCACAGCGCCACCCCGTCGAGCCCGGAGAACGCCGCCGCGGGCTCGGCGCCGCCGATGGCGCCGCCCGCCCCCTGCAGTGTCTCCACCACCACGTCCACCCGCACGCCCCGCGCGGCCGCGCCCGCGAGCGCCTCACGGATGCGGGCGTGCGGGCGCGCGGAGTAGGTCATCAGCACCAGTTCCTGCGACGCCTCGGCGATCACCTCCAGCAGTGCCTGCGCGGTCGCCCGGACGGGGACGGCGTGGCTGGCCGGGCCGGGAACAGCCGGTGCGTGAAGTGCGGCGACAGGCGGCGGACCAGCTTGGTCTGCTGGGAGTCCACGGCGTAGACCTGCTTGGGCGCGGCGGGGGCGACGTGATGCGCCTCGTCCAGGATGAGCAGGTCGAACGCGCGCTCGTGGGCGGGGCGGCGCCGTCGTTCCCGGCGGGCAGCACCTCGTCGAGGAGCCGTTGGGCCTTGGCGCCGCGCAGCCAGGGCAGGCTGACGATGGTCAGCGGGTAGACCTTGAACGGGTTGGCGGAGCTGCCGAGGTCGCGGCGCACTTGGGCGCAGCGGCCGGAGTCGATGATCGTGAAGTCCAGACCGAACTTCTCGAACATCTCGTCCTGCCACTTCACGGTGAGGCCGGCGGGGCAGACGATCATGATGCGCTGGCTGCGGTGGCGCAGCAGGAGTTCCTGGGCGACCAGGCCCGCTTCGACGGTCTTGCCGAGGCCGACGTCGTCGGCGAGCAGGAGGTTCACGCGGGGCGCGGCGACGGCGCGGGCGACCGGTTCCAGTTGGTAGTCCTCGATGGCCACGCCGGAGCGGAACGGGGCCTGGAGGGTGCGGACGTCGGCGG is a window from the Streptomonospora litoralis genome containing:
- the drmC gene encoding DISARM system phospholipase D-like protein DrmC, producing MIAEASQELVLMTYSARPHARIREALAGAAARGVRVDVVVETLQGAGGAIGGAEPAAAFSGLDGVALWHWPAGLREQQTAKAHAKLAAADRRVLLVSSANLTQSGVSDNIEAGLLVRGGEAPRRIAEHVAELRTRGVLAPLYGGGHR
- a CDS encoding SNF2-related protein, with product MPPLPSMPSTPEAAAETLPQPESLVAVRGQKWVVSSVEPAPLLGGGTVVTLQSVEHGRYGDTLDVIWEIEPGRWILPSGSLPDVSPDHFDPPERLAAFLDSVRWSTITSADVRTLQAPFRSGVAIEDYQLEPVARAVAAPRVNLLLADDVGLGKTVEAGLVAQELLLRHRSQRIMIVCPAGLTVKWQDEMFEKFGLDFTIIDSGRCAQVRRDLGSSANPFKVYPLTIVSLPWLRGAKAQRLLDEVLPAGNDGAAPPTSARSTCSSWTRRITSPPPRPSRSTPWTPSRPSWSAACRRTSRTGCSRPGQPRRPRPGDRAGTAGGDRRGVAGTGADDLLRAPARPHP